The Solibacillus sp. FSL W7-1464 genome contains a region encoding:
- a CDS encoding DUF485 domain-containing protein has protein sequence MSQLENKISAKCDGINYDKIDRMETFNQFVKKKNTFLFGITITFLTFYILLPILAFTPVLQQKAVGSITWVWVYSLALFIMTIILCTLYVKMAANFDKAAAAVLQEYEKAGA, from the coding sequence TTGAGTCAATTAGAAAACAAAATCTCAGCGAAATGCGATGGCATTAACTATGATAAAATCGATCGCATGGAAACATTCAATCAGTTTGTAAAGAAGAAAAACACATTTTTATTCGGAATAACTATAACATTTTTGACATTTTACATCTTACTGCCCATCCTGGCATTCACACCTGTGTTACAACAGAAGGCTGTCGGCAGTATTACTTGGGTTTGGGTCTACTCGCTTGCCCTATTCATTATGACAATTATTTTATGTACACTCTATGTAAAAATGGCAGCAAATTTCGATAAAGCGGCGGCAGCTGTTTTACAAGAATACGAAAAGGCAGGTGCATAA
- a CDS encoding GNAT family N-acetyltransferase, protein MLNLNTNRLTFERYKNEDLPYVIDLVTDPFMMRFIGNGQIKDKQYASHLIERMIEQYRNFGDYGLHKLIHRQTGEFIGHAGLVAQVIDDTFEIELGYWIKRAYWGQGYGFEAAQGLAEYADEEIWLHRYISAIQVGNEGSKRIALKNGMHLEKIIEMDGKMVEIYVKLNSFEEDETEAL, encoded by the coding sequence ATGTTGAATTTGAATACGAACCGGTTAACATTTGAACGGTATAAGAATGAGGACCTCCCATATGTTATTGACCTCGTTACGGATCCCTTCATGATGAGATTTATTGGAAATGGACAAATAAAGGATAAGCAATATGCGAGTCATCTGATTGAACGGATGATTGAACAGTATCGAAACTTTGGGGATTACGGCTTACATAAACTAATTCATCGTCAAACGGGAGAGTTTATCGGACACGCGGGTCTTGTTGCACAAGTTATTGACGATACATTTGAAATCGAGCTCGGGTACTGGATAAAACGAGCATACTGGGGACAAGGCTACGGGTTTGAAGCGGCACAGGGCCTTGCGGAGTATGCAGATGAAGAAATATGGTTGCACCGGTATATTTCAGCGATTCAAGTTGGAAATGAAGGGTCTAAAAGAATTGCCTTGAAAAACGGGATGCATTTGGAGAAAATCATTGAAATGGACGGAAAAATGGTTGAAATCTATGTTAAGCTCAATTCATTTGAAGAAGATGAAACGGAAGCTTTATAA
- a CDS encoding transglutaminase domain-containing protein, protein MKTYFESYKQYKRQGNSIKTTTITAKQLLPALIAHMERMDRQFTLHINGQLPMPIDSLIKEAFDQCHLEQPFYTQHCEKRSYKYRQLTKNRIKVEFTMRYRMARQEEKWIVDEIHSILKNRIHPDMSALQQVFIVHDYIARTYSYERHTDASPFAVYTFMNEKHGVCMAYALLFEKMMEALEIPCYYVIGKAAGEGSEGHAWNMVQLDDDWYHVDVTWDDIGSIPGKEVRYRYFLVADEKMRLDHEWNENHYPICTSTKFEAFHRLNDGCLVNTSLYYAHPVNGYLYEINFADYLFQAKQKLAVKIQFCFYINGLLYFRNDSHNGYLYQLKPDTEELTQISAEQVIRIYETDMALEVVYADQTTESIQKMISVDAVRENSLLGETAENRLEVPLNTFGDSWVATIDQQDEWQPIVFKSADGIELNIDDPYKQLTVDLYINRGLHIQMMSNRKNVEFKQPAQLKMPIMLIPGLEKQLSKQNALDYFADDEYVYIQLYKSVTIQLKK, encoded by the coding sequence GTGAAAACTTATTTTGAGAGCTACAAACAGTATAAAAGGCAAGGTAATTCAATCAAAACAACAACCATTACAGCGAAACAGCTGCTGCCGGCGCTTATTGCCCATATGGAGCGCATGGATAGGCAGTTTACACTTCATATTAACGGCCAGCTGCCAATGCCGATTGATTCTTTAATTAAGGAAGCTTTTGATCAGTGCCATCTGGAACAGCCGTTTTATACCCAGCATTGTGAAAAGCGCAGCTACAAATATCGCCAGTTAACGAAAAATCGGATCAAGGTGGAATTTACGATGCGTTATCGTATGGCACGTCAGGAAGAGAAATGGATTGTTGACGAAATTCACAGCATTTTAAAAAATCGAATTCATCCTGACATGTCTGCACTGCAACAGGTTTTCATTGTCCATGACTATATTGCAAGAACGTATAGCTATGAACGCCATACTGATGCTTCACCGTTTGCTGTGTACACGTTTATGAATGAAAAACACGGTGTTTGCATGGCATACGCGCTACTGTTTGAAAAGATGATGGAAGCACTTGAGATCCCTTGTTATTATGTCATTGGAAAAGCAGCGGGTGAGGGATCAGAGGGGCATGCTTGGAATATGGTGCAGCTTGATGATGATTGGTATCATGTAGACGTGACTTGGGATGATATCGGTTCGATTCCCGGTAAAGAAGTTCGCTATCGCTATTTTTTAGTTGCGGATGAAAAAATGCGTCTTGACCATGAATGGAATGAAAATCATTATCCAATCTGTACGAGTACTAAATTTGAAGCGTTCCATCGTTTAAATGATGGCTGTCTCGTCAACACTAGTTTATATTATGCACATCCTGTAAATGGCTACTTGTATGAAATAAACTTCGCAGATTATCTTTTTCAGGCAAAACAGAAACTTGCGGTTAAAATTCAATTTTGTTTCTATATAAATGGATTGTTATATTTCAGGAATGATTCTCATAATGGCTATTTGTATCAATTGAAGCCAGATACTGAGGAATTGACACAAATAAGCGCGGAACAAGTTATACGAATCTATGAAACTGATATGGCACTAGAAGTCGTGTATGCAGATCAAACGACTGAAAGTATTCAGAAAATGATTTCCGTGGATGCAGTAAGAGAAAATTCATTATTAGGTGAAACTGCTGAAAATCGCTTGGAAGTCCCGTTAAATACATTTGGGGACAGCTGGGTAGCGACAATTGATCAGCAAGATGAATGGCAGCCGATTGTGTTTAAAAGCGCGGATGGAATCGAATTGAATATAGATGATCCATACAAACAGTTAACGGTAGATTTATATATTAATAGAGGTTTACATATTCAAATGATGAGTAACCGAAAAAACGTGGAATTTAAGCAGCCGGCACAATTGAAGATGCCAATTATGTTAATACCAGGTTTAGAAAAACAATTAAGTAAACAAAACGCGCTGGATTATTTTGCTGATGATGAGTATGTTTATATACAGTTATATAAAAGCGTAACGATCCAACTCAAAAAGTAA
- a CDS encoding GNAT family N-acetyltransferase, translated as MAIKVRSVVSEDWQDVKRIYEAGIETKMATFESKAPASYDEWFGEANPQCSFVAYEEIHILGWCKLSPVSKRNVYKGVGEVSIYIDTHAKGKGIGDLLLKHMIIASEKEGFWTLESKIFKENVASLNLHIKNGFRIVGVREKIAQLDGIWKDNVLLERRNSI; from the coding sequence ATGGCAATTAAAGTGCGGTCTGTTGTAAGTGAAGATTGGCAAGATGTAAAACGAATTTATGAAGCAGGGATAGAAACAAAAATGGCTACATTCGAATCGAAAGCACCAGCATCCTATGATGAATGGTTTGGTGAAGCAAATCCTCAATGTTCATTTGTGGCATATGAGGAAATTCATATTTTAGGTTGGTGTAAATTATCTCCCGTTTCCAAACGAAATGTGTATAAGGGGGTAGGAGAAGTAAGTATTTATATAGATACACACGCTAAAGGGAAAGGAATCGGTGATTTATTATTAAAGCATATGATTATAGCTTCTGAAAAGGAAGGTTTTTGGACTCTAGAATCCAAAATCTTTAAAGAGAATGTTGCTAGCCTCAACTTACACATCAAGAATGGCTTTCGTATTGTTGGAGTGCGAGAAAAGATCGCTCAATTAGATGGAATATGGAAAGATAATGTGCTATTAGAAAGAAGAAATTCTATCTAA
- a CDS encoding MarR family winged helix-turn-helix transcriptional regulator, whose translation MENKREIFHILTRRFGLLNKNCCTVGSFEISTIQSHIIYEIDKKKTPSMQQIAETLAMDITTFSRQIQTLIKMDLVKKTPSPQDKRVSILSLTTQGKFVATTIDESMNTYLEEVFSHMNDFEKETVLRSIQLLNEAMSKSKVCCTPLY comes from the coding sequence ATGGAAAACAAACGCGAAATTTTTCACATACTAACACGAAGATTTGGCTTATTAAACAAAAATTGCTGCACTGTTGGATCGTTTGAAATTTCTACAATCCAAAGTCATATAATTTATGAAATCGATAAAAAGAAAACACCTTCTATGCAACAAATAGCAGAAACACTCGCAATGGATATTACGACATTCAGTCGTCAAATTCAAACACTTATAAAAATGGATTTGGTGAAAAAAACACCGTCTCCACAAGATAAACGTGTGTCGATTTTATCATTAACAACACAAGGGAAATTTGTCGCAACAACAATTGATGAGTCCATGAATACCTATTTAGAAGAAGTATTTTCACATATGAATGATTTTGAAAAAGAAACTGTGCTACGCTCTATTCAACTACTAAATGAAGCTATGTCCAAATCAAAAGTATGCTGCACCCCTCTTTACTAA
- a CDS encoding NAD(P)-binding domain-containing protein: MEIKLTVKSQTSSCCSATPEPTTTCCGSTEQTKKETTSNEMAFHLNKQYPVAILGAGPVGLAAAAHLAVAGESFIVLEKGADVAKNIKSWQHVRLFSHWQYNVDKAAKELLQKHGWKMPQEDQLPTGQEIREHYLQPLANIPEIKPFISFNTTVVGISKKNHDKIKSANRDQAPFVLYIEQDDETKQILASAIIDATGTWTQPNPILSDNVWTKAEKQLANNIFYGIPNVDELKNRYSGKHVAVVGGGHSAINTILELEKLKDVEITWILRKKRVEDAYGGEDKDALAARGELGSRIHNLVDEGKVKVYTPFYIQNLEQTKDGIIIKGEDPDGEQQLPVVDEIISNTGSRPDFSFLNEIRLSIDAAVESVETLAPLIDPNEHSCGTVRPHGELELRQPEAGFYIVGMKSYGRAPTFLMATGYEQVRSIVAYLTGDIEASRKVELDLPETGVCSLDLSASNTKTTCC; this comes from the coding sequence ATGGAAATTAAATTAACGGTTAAATCACAAACTTCAAGTTGTTGTTCAGCTACTCCTGAACCAACTACAACATGCTGTGGATCTACTGAGCAAACTAAAAAAGAAACAACAAGTAATGAAATGGCATTTCATTTAAATAAACAATATCCTGTGGCGATACTTGGTGCAGGTCCAGTTGGTTTAGCTGCAGCAGCACATTTAGCAGTAGCTGGTGAATCTTTTATTGTTTTAGAAAAAGGTGCTGACGTTGCTAAAAATATAAAATCATGGCAACATGTTCGTCTATTCTCTCATTGGCAATATAATGTTGATAAAGCAGCTAAAGAGCTTTTACAAAAGCACGGCTGGAAAATGCCACAGGAGGATCAGCTTCCAACAGGTCAAGAAATTCGCGAACACTATTTACAGCCACTAGCCAATATCCCTGAAATTAAACCATTCATATCATTTAATACAACAGTGGTTGGTATAAGTAAAAAAAATCACGATAAAATAAAGTCTGCTAACCGTGATCAGGCTCCGTTTGTTTTATATATTGAACAAGACGATGAAACAAAACAAATTTTAGCAAGTGCAATCATTGATGCTACAGGAACGTGGACTCAGCCAAATCCGATTCTTTCAGATAATGTATGGACAAAAGCTGAAAAGCAATTAGCTAATAATATTTTTTATGGCATTCCAAACGTAGATGAATTGAAAAATCGCTATTCAGGAAAACATGTCGCTGTTGTAGGTGGCGGACACTCTGCGATTAATACAATTTTAGAGTTAGAAAAGCTTAAAGATGTTGAAATTACATGGATTTTACGTAAAAAACGTGTGGAAGATGCATATGGTGGTGAAGACAAGGATGCACTTGCCGCACGAGGTGAACTAGGTAGCCGAATTCACAACTTAGTTGATGAAGGTAAAGTAAAAGTATATACACCTTTCTATATTCAGAATCTTGAACAAACAAAAGATGGCATCATCATCAAAGGCGAAGATCCAGACGGTGAACAACAACTTCCTGTAGTTGATGAAATCATCTCCAATACGGGTAGTCGTCCAGACTTCTCTTTCTTAAATGAAATTCGATTATCGATTGACGCTGCTGTTGAAAGCGTAGAGACGCTTGCACCACTGATTGACCCAAATGAGCATAGTTGTGGTACCGTGCGTCCCCACGGCGAGCTAGAGTTGCGTCAACCAGAAGCTGGCTTCTATATTGTTGGTATGAAGAGTTACGGACGCGCACCAACGTTCTTAATGGCAACTGGCTATGAACAGGTTCGCTCCATTGTCGCTTATTTAACAGGTGATATAGAGGCTTCGCGTAAGGTGGAGTTAGATTTACCTGAAACGGGTGTATGTAGTTTAGATTTAAGTGCATCTAATACCAAAACAACATGTTGCTAA
- a CDS encoding NUDIX hydrolase yields MGYVEDLRKIVGNQPLNLVGVAVAVVNGNGDLLLQRRNDGQWGVPGGFIELGESTEEAGRREVLEETGLEIGKLDLVGVYSGKQHFVKLPNGDQFYPVTIAYISKEIKGGVLKADGQETTEVMFFRVSELPEGLNPLIKNLIKQYFMFIAK; encoded by the coding sequence ATGGGATATGTTGAAGATTTACGCAAGATTGTGGGTAACCAACCTCTCAATTTAGTTGGAGTTGCGGTAGCTGTGGTTAACGGAAATGGAGATTTATTGCTGCAAAGAAGAAATGATGGGCAATGGGGTGTTCCCGGCGGGTTTATCGAATTAGGAGAGTCTACTGAAGAAGCAGGAAGAAGAGAAGTATTAGAAGAAACAGGGCTTGAAATAGGTAAACTTGATTTAGTGGGTGTCTATTCTGGAAAACAGCATTTTGTGAAGTTACCAAACGGCGACCAATTTTACCCTGTTACAATTGCATATATTTCAAAAGAAATTAAAGGTGGTGTTCTTAAAGCAGATGGTCAAGAAACTACCGAAGTAATGTTTTTTAGAGTAAGTGAGTTACCTGAAGGACTTAATCCACTGATAAAAAATCTTATTAAACAATATTTCATGTTTATCGCAAAATAA
- the ltrA gene encoding group II intron reverse transcriptase/maturase — MLKRKKLRHNEYYDMQNQFDRLYARSVDGQNFYDLLDVMQSRENIQLAYRNIKKNTGSKTAGFDGQTIEDIKQLEISKVVSTIQKMFAHYRPQAVRRVFIPKANGKTRPLGIPTIWDRLFQQCILQVLDPICEARFYKHSYGFRPNRSTHHAKARFETLINRACLYHCVDVDIKGFFDNVNHSKLLKQMWTMGIRDKALLSIISRLLKAEIIGEGFPVKGTPQGGILSPLLSNIVLNELDWWVSKQWESFETKKAYKNKVNMNQALKKSNLKHCYIVRYADDFKIICRTRSQAIRMFYAVKDFLSTRLNLDISDEKSKVVNLKKNSSEFLGFRIKAHPKKTEKRTLYVAHSHMTKKALNNAQIKLKKAVKTIQKHQCIENVWRFNTVVMGIQNYYSAASHITDDLAELNYRIHRTLHNRLKGIRKEATFQDLTKSLRKRYKGYECKIYKVKEMALAPIHAQRCRINLNFSQIICNYTTEGRNKIHHSLRAINKQTLINVMQQFIPQRSIEYNDNRISRFIAQYGKCAVTGVELSFNNWHCHHRTPYYLSQDDSYSNLIILHKSVHRLIHLKDPKKIEVLMKVLQLDKKQLMKVNELREQCLNEAI; from the coding sequence TTGTTAAAACGAAAGAAACTGAGACATAACGAATATTATGACATGCAAAATCAATTTGATAGGTTATATGCTCGCAGTGTTGATGGTCAAAATTTTTATGATTTATTAGATGTAATGCAATCGCGTGAAAACATTCAATTAGCGTACCGTAATATCAAGAAAAATACGGGTAGTAAAACAGCTGGGTTTGATGGTCAAACAATTGAAGATATTAAGCAACTTGAAATATCTAAAGTTGTATCAACGATACAAAAGATGTTTGCACACTATCGTCCACAAGCAGTACGACGTGTTTTTATTCCAAAAGCAAACGGGAAAACACGACCGCTAGGTATTCCGACAATTTGGGATAGGTTATTTCAACAATGTATTTTACAAGTCTTAGACCCAATTTGTGAAGCACGATTTTATAAGCATAGCTATGGATTCAGACCCAATCGTAGTACACATCATGCGAAGGCACGTTTTGAAACATTGATAAATCGAGCGTGTTTATATCACTGTGTAGACGTTGATATAAAGGGATTTTTCGATAATGTTAATCATTCGAAACTGTTAAAACAAATGTGGACAATGGGTATTCGTGATAAAGCTCTTCTATCTATAATTTCACGCCTCTTAAAAGCTGAAATTATAGGCGAGGGTTTTCCAGTAAAAGGTACTCCGCAAGGAGGAATACTATCACCACTTCTATCGAACATTGTATTAAATGAGCTTGATTGGTGGGTTAGTAAACAGTGGGAAAGCTTTGAAACGAAGAAGGCTTATAAAAACAAAGTGAATATGAATCAGGCATTAAAGAAATCGAACTTAAAGCATTGTTATATTGTAAGGTATGCAGATGATTTTAAAATCATCTGTCGTACACGTTCACAAGCAATACGCATGTTTTATGCAGTTAAAGATTTCCTCTCTACACGCTTGAATCTTGATATTAGCGACGAGAAATCGAAAGTTGTGAATCTAAAGAAAAATTCTTCCGAATTTCTTGGCTTTCGTATTAAAGCTCATCCTAAGAAAACAGAGAAGCGTACCCTATATGTTGCACATTCACATATGACGAAGAAGGCTCTAAACAATGCCCAAATAAAGTTGAAAAAGGCGGTAAAGACAATACAAAAACATCAATGTATTGAAAATGTCTGGCGGTTTAATACGGTAGTTATGGGTATTCAAAACTATTACTCCGCAGCGTCACACATAACAGATGATTTAGCTGAGCTGAACTATCGTATCCATAGAACGCTACATAATCGTTTGAAAGGGATTAGAAAAGAAGCAACGTTTCAAGACCTTACGAAATCTTTACGAAAAAGGTATAAGGGGTACGAATGCAAGATTTATAAAGTTAAAGAAATGGCACTTGCTCCAATTCATGCTCAACGTTGCCGAATAAATCTAAACTTCTCACAAATTATCTGTAATTATACTACCGAAGGTAGAAATAAAATTCATCATAGTTTAAGAGCGATTAACAAGCAAACACTTATAAATGTGATGCAACAGTTTATCCCTCAACGTTCCATTGAGTATAACGATAATCGGATAAGTAGATTTATTGCGCAATATGGTAAATGTGCTGTAACTGGGGTTGAACTTAGTTTTAATAATTGGCATTGTCACCATAGAACCCCATATTATTTATCGCAAGATGATTCTTATAGTAACTTAATTATTTTACATAAATCAGTTCATAGATTAATTCATCTTAAAGACCCCAAGAAAATTGAAGTACTCATGAAAGTACTTCAATTAGATAAAAAGCAACTAATGAAAGTAAATGAATTGCGTGAGCAATGTCTGAACGAAGCAATCTAA
- a CDS encoding S-layer homology domain-containing protein, with protein MLKAKLTIVGIILIIIAANPFQAQAATQFSDVNSHWAKKEIMYLSDFNIIGGYPDGTFNPNEPITRSQASAMLIKALKIPLNEDTSIQFKDVAKDSPYYKILATVNEKGILRGNNGFMRPGEETSRAQMAAILRRAFDMPLDKQPTFIDVTPAHWAYQDINGIAKQRVAGGSNGKFMPKDAVTRAQFSAFLVRAMDDKMKLSNYRSYVSIKGKAIEQDGLLYSIAKDKDGYNQIIKENMETAKQEVLLKDEDIPRSTWDYSPLYLHNNTQLILYNNEIFIPYHSGDFAEADEVPYAYAVMKMNTNGQELKKMKEPSGSNFRNMFVWNDRIFYTDVDAENWNYLNRRIVQDNEKFVDSKLELYSTKMDGSSDKKKEFSFDARITFDVYSYSYGDGTPIEAGGENKSVLYDHSSIYYFNNKGIFKYSLLDKTTNKLSNVLAKDMNISDTQLVVTDLNGKKHTLKK; from the coding sequence ATGTTGAAAGCCAAACTAACAATAGTAGGGATTATTTTAATCATTATTGCTGCAAACCCATTCCAAGCACAAGCGGCTACTCAGTTTTCTGATGTGAATAGTCATTGGGCGAAGAAAGAAATCATGTATTTATCTGATTTCAATATTATCGGTGGCTATCCGGATGGAACATTCAACCCGAATGAGCCGATCACGCGATCACAGGCATCTGCTATGCTCATCAAAGCACTAAAGATTCCGTTGAACGAAGATACATCAATTCAGTTCAAGGACGTGGCGAAAGATTCCCCTTACTACAAAATTCTCGCGACGGTGAATGAAAAAGGAATCCTTCGCGGTAACAATGGCTTCATGCGTCCCGGAGAAGAAACATCACGCGCGCAAATGGCTGCAATCTTACGTCGTGCATTCGACATGCCGCTTGATAAGCAACCGACATTCATTGATGTCACACCAGCACACTGGGCATATCAGGATATCAACGGAATCGCAAAACAGCGTGTAGCAGGTGGTTCTAACGGCAAATTTATGCCAAAAGACGCTGTCACACGTGCGCAGTTTTCGGCATTTTTAGTGCGTGCAATGGATGATAAAATGAAATTAAGCAACTATCGTTCATATGTCAGCATAAAAGGTAAAGCAATTGAACAGGATGGCTTGCTCTACTCTATCGCTAAAGACAAAGATGGTTATAATCAAATTATTAAAGAAAATATGGAAACCGCTAAACAAGAGGTTTTATTAAAAGATGAAGACATCCCACGTAGTACTTGGGATTATTCCCCTTTGTACTTGCATAACAATACTCAATTGATTCTCTATAACAATGAAATTTTTATTCCTTATCATAGTGGCGATTTTGCTGAAGCAGACGAAGTTCCATATGCTTATGCAGTAATGAAAATGAATACAAATGGACAGGAACTGAAGAAAATGAAAGAACCTTCAGGCAGTAACTTCCGTAATATGTTCGTTTGGAACGACCGGATTTTCTATACGGATGTAGATGCAGAGAATTGGAATTACTTGAATCGTCGTATTGTACAGGACAATGAGAAATTTGTGGACAGCAAGCTAGAACTTTATTCTACAAAGATGGATGGCAGTAGTGATAAGAAAAAAGAATTCAGCTTTGATGCGCGTATAACTTTTGATGTATACAGTTACAGTTACGGGGATGGAACACCTATCGAGGCGGGTGGAGAAAATAAATCTGTATTATATGACCATTCTTCAATTTATTACTTTAACAATAAAGGTATCTTCAAATATAGTTTGCTTGATAAAACGACAAACAAGCTTTCCAATGTTTTAGCTAAGGATATGAATATTTCAGATACACAATTAGTTGTGACAGATCTAAACGGAAAGAAACATACACTAAAGAAATAA
- a CDS encoding MFS transporter, translated as MKKSFHYLWISQLFANLGDVFYIVGLISILYQASESPFFMALFPFLNMAGRMISSSFAPLLFNRYRLKQLLVISQALKTILLLILAVGSLYILSLSFMLIIIFAVAFLDGFAQPASTALIPRIVENSHLLRANGILSMLDESTRLGGWALGGILVAATSGGIVIWMTLFLFILSTFFILFVTDNTRFERKLNVAKKQELTEGFKLIWDNHSFRTIHVMIILESIANVVWVAAIMYLFVADVLHVSEAWWGYINTTFFIGLIIGGFIFTKFDQFFERNLKNIVLFSSVAVAIVMLLFGLNQIAIVALILSLFFGVFDQFKGILLGTWLQLKATDEQLVKVYSAQGVLTSLLFGLSTLLAGALATIFSVQWLFIGSGLILLLSAIYFGYVQKRFV; from the coding sequence ATGAAAAAATCGTTTCATTATTTATGGATTAGTCAATTATTTGCCAACTTAGGTGACGTTTTTTATATCGTCGGGTTAATTTCTATTTTATATCAAGCAAGTGAGTCACCATTCTTTATGGCACTATTCCCATTTTTAAATATGGCTGGTCGCATGATTAGTAGCAGTTTTGCGCCTCTACTGTTTAATCGTTACCGTTTAAAACAATTACTTGTTATTTCGCAAGCATTAAAAACGATTTTATTGTTGATTTTGGCAGTAGGTTCGCTTTATATACTGTCATTATCCTTTATGCTAATAATCATTTTTGCAGTCGCTTTTTTAGATGGGTTTGCACAACCAGCTAGTACTGCGCTGATTCCTCGAATCGTAGAAAATTCACATCTTCTACGTGCAAATGGAATTTTATCAATGCTTGATGAATCAACACGGCTTGGTGGTTGGGCACTTGGCGGGATACTTGTGGCAGCAACTAGTGGGGGAATAGTGATTTGGATGACATTATTCCTTTTTATTCTCTCTACATTTTTTATTTTGTTCGTTACAGACAATACGCGATTCGAAAGAAAATTAAATGTTGCTAAAAAACAGGAACTAACAGAGGGCTTTAAACTTATTTGGGATAATCATTCGTTCCGTACGATTCATGTAATGATTATCCTTGAATCCATTGCAAATGTCGTTTGGGTCGCAGCCATTATGTATCTTTTTGTGGCTGATGTACTACATGTATCTGAGGCATGGTGGGGTTATATTAATACAACCTTCTTCATTGGATTGATTATTGGTGGTTTTATTTTCACTAAATTTGACCAATTTTTCGAGAGGAATTTAAAAAATATCGTATTGTTTTCATCAGTTGCTGTTGCTATTGTGATGTTATTGTTTGGATTAAACCAAATTGCAATAGTAGCACTAATATTAAGTCTATTTTTCGGAGTTTTTGACCAGTTCAAAGGCATTCTGCTTGGTACGTGGCTACAATTAAAAGCAACGGATGAACAACTTGTGAAAGTTTATAGTGCCCAAGGTGTATTAACATCTTTATTATTTGGTTTATCAACATTGCTTGCAGGGGCGTTAGCAACTATCTTTTCTGTTCAGTGGCTTTTCATTGGTTCGGGGCTAATTTTACTACTGTCCGCTATTTATTTTGGTTATGTGCAAAAAAGATTCGTATAA